The sequence CGGCCGTGCGCCGCGCCCATGCCGCGGGTGTCGACGGCTTCCTCGTCGGCGGATCACTCTCGGCGTATGCCGACCTGCGCGAGGCCCTCGCAGCGGCGCGCGGAGAAACGGACAAACCTGTCCTGATCTTCCCCGGCGGGGTCCATCACATCACGCCCGGTGCGGACGGCATACTCGCGCTTTCGCTCGTAAGCGGACGCAATCCCGACACCCTCATCGGCCAGCACGTGATTGCCGCGCCCATCATACGGCGCCTCGGTCTCGAGGCCGTGGCCACCGCGTACATGCTTGTGGAATCGGGTCCGGCCACGTCGGCCGAATTCATGAGCGGGACGCGTCCTCTGCCCCGGCACAAGCCCGACATCGCGGCGGCACACGCCATGGCGGCGGAGATGCTCGGATTTTCGCTCATCTATCTCGAGGCGGGCAGCGGCGCGGCCGCCAGCGTGCCTGTCGAGATGGTGCGCGCGGTCACATCCGTCACCGACATTCCCGTCGCCGTCGGCGGAGGAATCCGCACTCCCGAGGAGGCGGCCGGTAAAATTCGCGCGGGCGCCACCCTCGTGATTGTCGGCAACCATTTCGAGGACGCGGACCGCCTCGACGAGCTGGGCGACTTTGCGCGCGCCGTACATGGCGCGGGACGCGGAGGCGCCGCATGAGACGAGACACGGACGATTCATTCAGATCACGAGGTGATGCCATGACACGGACGTTCCCGTTCGCCCTGCTGCTTCCCGCCGTTCTGCTTCTCGCGCAGGGCTGCGCGCCGCTTGCGGAACTCGAAGACGAGAACACGCACTTGCGCGCGCGCATCGACACACTGGAAGTGCTGCGCGAAAGCTGCAGCGCGCGGCTTGCCACTTTGACGCAGCGCATCACCACGCTCGAGCAGGAGCGCATACTGCTCGAGGATCGGAACAAATCGCTGAGCGAACGGCTGGCCGCGGCCTCGAGTCTGCCCACCGTCACCGTCACTCCCGCGCTTCCCGTCGAAGCGGTGCAGGTGCAGGCGCAGCAGGCCCAGACACAGGTGGCCGTGCAGAATCCGGTGCCCGCCTCTGAAAAACCCGCGCTGGAAAAGCCCGCGCTGATCGTGTCGAAAAAGGGTAACAGGAAGTCTGCCGCAAAAAATGCGGCAAAGGCCGCCGAGAAGGAACCCGCACCTGCAGCGGCCTCGCAGGCGACAGTCATCGAAGTGTCGCCGGTTCCCGCGGCTGAGCCCGCGGCCCCGGACGCGAACGCGCCCGCGATAGGCATCGCGACACCACCTGCGGATGCCGCGGGACAGGCCGCGCTTCCTCCGGTGCAAGCCGAGCCGACCCGTGCGACGGGTGCTCCCGAAGCCGAGGATGTCTCGTACAGGCAGGCAGCCGTTCCCTCGAAGGATCCCGCGGAGGAATCGTTCCTCACCCGCTATCAGAACGCGCTGTCGCAATTCCACAAGCGCAAGTACGAGTCCGCACTCGCGGGTTTCAGCTCGCTGCTCGCGGCCGATGTGTCGAACGACATGGTCGACAACGCGATGTACTGGCGCGGCGAATGTCTGAGCGCGCTGGGACGGCACGCAGAGGCCGCCCGTGAATATGCCGGCGTGATTGCCGCGCGCGGATCCGACAAACGCGAGGCGGCGCTGATGATGCGCGCCGGAGCAAACATGAAACTCGGCCGCACCGATCTGGCGCGGCAGGATTACCGCCGGCTCATCGAACTGTATCCCAACGGCGAATACCGCGCCCAGGCCCAGCAGAAACTCCGCGCTCTCGGCCGGCGCTGATCCGGTACGCGGGGCCGGACTCGTAGACCCTCGAAGTTTCGGTCCCC is a genomic window of Ignavibacteriota bacterium containing:
- a CDS encoding geranylgeranylglyceryl/heptaprenylglyceryl phosphate synthase gives rise to the protein MRPGPVTSALGAARRDGNALLYLLLDPDNTDAARIAAAVRRAHAAGVDGFLVGGSLSAYADLREALAAARGETDKPVLIFPGGVHHITPGADGILALSLVSGRNPDTLIGQHVIAAPIIRRLGLEAVATAYMLVESGPATSAEFMSGTRPLPRHKPDIAAAHAMAAEMLGFSLIYLEAGSGAAASVPVEMVRAVTSVTDIPVAVGGGIRTPEEAAGKIRAGATLVIVGNHFEDADRLDELGDFARAVHGAGRGGAA
- a CDS encoding tetratricopeptide repeat protein → MRRDTDDSFRSRGDAMTRTFPFALLLPAVLLLAQGCAPLAELEDENTHLRARIDTLEVLRESCSARLATLTQRITTLEQERILLEDRNKSLSERLAAASSLPTVTVTPALPVEAVQVQAQQAQTQVAVQNPVPASEKPALEKPALIVSKKGNRKSAAKNAAKAAEKEPAPAAASQATVIEVSPVPAAEPAAPDANAPAIGIATPPADAAGQAALPPVQAEPTRATGAPEAEDVSYRQAAVPSKDPAEESFLTRYQNALSQFHKRKYESALAGFSSLLAADVSNDMVDNAMYWRGECLSALGRHAEAAREYAGVIAARGSDKREAALMMRAGANMKLGRTDLARQDYRRLIELYPNGEYRAQAQQKLRALGRR